A genomic region of Cotesia glomerata isolate CgM1 linkage group LG9, MPM_Cglom_v2.3, whole genome shotgun sequence contains the following coding sequences:
- the LOC123271455 gene encoding uncharacterized protein LOC123271455, whose translation MWNSGNPGVKIDVLVDFNGYLNSDEDFVLRECFITSLQSNGPEKLFIFKDKKDLANMSYIQRQRIKEYVKKYGIELKAGWYQVKKQKALLKKHAKFFKIIWVRDENKRDVFQLIVGKKVEIKCLSELGYDQETRVEDERCGYHGKSEDTECAREEAVKMIIWLIPKLESIKLKVDDVLENLDKWNQSLTDLPYM comes from the coding sequence ATGTGGAATTCCGGGAATCCTGGCGTAAAAATCGACGTCCTTGTAGACTTTAACGGATATTTGAACAGTGATGAAGATTTCGTCTTGAGAGAGTGCTTCATTACAAGCTTGCAATCAAACGGTCCAGAGAaacttttcattttcaaagataaaaAAGATTTAGCCAACATGAGTTACATTCAACGCCAGAGAATTAAGGAGTATGTTAAAAAGTACGGGATTGAGTTAAAGGCCGGTTGGTACCAAGTGAAAAAACAGAAAGCGCTACTGAAAAAACATGCCAagttttttaagattatttgGGTTCgcgatgaaaataaaagagaTGTATTTCAATTGATTGTGGGTAAGAAAGTCGAAATTAAATGCTTAAGTGAGTTGGGGTATGATCAAGAGACCAGGGTGGAGGACGAGAGGTGTGGGTACCATGGAAAATCAGAGGACACTGAGTGTGCTAGAGAAGAGGCGGTCAAGATGATAATTTGGTTGATTCCAAAGCTGGAGAGTATTAAATTGAAAGTTGATGATGTTCTGGAAAATCTTGATAAGTGGAATCAAAGTCTTACGGATTTGCCGTACATGTAA